In the Fusarium oxysporum f. sp. lycopersici 4287 chromosome 9, whole genome shotgun sequence genome, one interval contains:
- a CDS encoding clathrin heavy chain: MPTLPIKFQELVQLANVGVDTQSIGFNSCTLESDSYVCVREKKNESAQPEVVIIELKNGNNVTRRPIKADSAIMHWNRQVIALKAQSRTLQIFDLEQKKKLKSCTMNEDVQFWKWISENELGLVTTTSVFHWNVYDAGQDAPVKVFQRNDNLQGCQIINYRVNSDGKWMVVVGISSQQGRVVGAMQLYSKDRGISQAIEGHAAAFGTLRLEGAPQDTKFFSFAVRTATGAKLHIVEVDHPESNPVFQKKAVDMFFPPEATNDFPVALQVSQKYGVIYMVTKYGFIHLYDLETASCIYMNRISSETIFTTCTDDGSSGIVGINRKGQVLFVTIDDNNIIPYLLQNPANSEMAIKMASRAGLPGADNLYARQFEQLFNAGSYLEAAKVAANSPRGFLRSAETIEKFKRLPVQPGQMAFTLQYFGMLLDKGALNREETLELAQPVLQQNRKHLLEKWLKEGKLDCSEALGDLVRPYDMNMALTIYLKAEVPAKVVAGFAETGQFDKILPYSAQTGYQPDYIQLLQHIIRINPEKGAEFASALANNEQGSLVDLERVCDIFQGQGMIQQATAFLLDALKENKPEHARLQTRLLEMNLMHAPQVAEAILGNEMFTHFDKSRIAQLCEQANLPQKALELYEDPEAIKRVIVNIPGSPNFNPDWLTTFFGKLSVEQSLDCLDAMMKTNIRQNLQSVVTIATKYSDLLGAVRLIDLFEKYKTAEGLFYYLGSIVNLSEDPDVHFKYIEAATKMGQFNEVERLCRDSNVYNPEKVKNFLKEAKLPEQLPLIIVCDRFNFVHDLILYLYQNQQFAAIETYVQSVNPTRAPEVIGGLLDVDCDENVIKQLLQTVNAQAISIDSLVSEVESRNRLKLLLPFLEKTLNEGNQQQAVFNALAKIYIDSNNNPEKFLKENDQYDTLTVGKYCEKRDPNLAYIAYSKGQNDLELVNITNENSMYRAQARYLLERSDAELWGFVLSENNIHRRSVVDQVTATAVPEANDPSKVSVAVAAFLENDLPLELIELLEKIVLEPSPFSDNQNLQNLLMFTAAKADKGRVMDYIHKLDNYNADEIATACIEVGLFEEAFEIYKKADNKSAAVDVLIENVVSIDRAQGYAEEVDLPEVWSKVAKAQLDGLRVSDAIESYIKAEDPRNYLEVIEVATHAGKNEDLVKYLRMCRKTLREPAIDTALAFSYARLDQLSELEDFLRATNVANIEESGDKAYEEGLFEASKIFYTSISNWAKLATTLVHLGDYQAAVECARKANNIKVWKQVHEACVQKKEFRLAQICGLNLIVDAEQLQTLVKEYERNGYFDELISLLEQGLGLERAHMGMFTELGIALSKYHPDRLMEHIKIFWSRMNLPKMIKACEEANLWPELVFCYYHYDEFDNAALAVIERPENSWDHQQFKEIVVKVANLEIYYRAIKFYVEQHPSLITDLLATLTPRIDVNRVVKIFQKNDDLPLIKPFLLNVQTQNKRVVNEAVNDLLIEEEDYKTLRDSVQNYDNYDATELASRLEKHDLIFFRQIAASIYRKNKRWEKSIALSKQDKLYKDAIETAALSAKTEIVSDLLQYFVDIGHRECYTGMLYACYELIRPDLVLELSWRHGLMDFSMPYMINMLAQQTKDLALLKADNEARKAKEQEKEKTDDNTPILGASRLMITAGPGGMGSSPSPAPYGQANGFAPQPTGYGF, from the exons ATGCCGACTCTGCCCATCAAGTTTCAGGAGCTTGTCCAGCTCGCCAATGTTGGCGTGGACACACAGAGCATTGGCTTCAACTCTTGC ACACTCGAGTCCGACTCCTACGTCTGTGTGCGAGAAAAGAAGAACGAATCTGCCCAACCTGAGGTCGTTATCATCGAGCTCAAGAATGGCAACAACGTCACCCGTCGGCCAATCAAGGCCGACAGTGCCATCATGCACTGGAACCGACAAGTTATTGCTCTCAAGGCTCAGTCTAGAACACTGCAGATCTTCGATCTCgagcaaaagaagaagctcaagtccTGCACCATGAACGAGGATGTCCAGTTCTGGAAGTGGATCAGCGAGAAcgagcttggtcttgtcACAACAACCAGCGTCTTCCACTGGAATGTCTACGATGCGGGTCAAGATGCCCCCGTCAAGGTGTTCCAGCGTAATGATAACCTTCAA GGCTGCCAAATTATCAACTACCGAGTTAACAGCGATGGCAAGTGGATGGTAGTCGTTGGCATTTCATCCCAGCAGGGCCGTGTGGTTGGTGCCATGCAGCTCTACTCTAAGGATCGTGGAATCAGCCAGGCCATAGAAGGCCATGCCGCCGCCTTCGGTACCCTTCGCCTAGAAGGTGCTCCCCAAGATACCAAGTTCTTCAGTTTCGCTGTACGAACGGCAACCGGCGCGAAGCTTCACATTGTCGAGGTCGATCACCCCGAGTCGAATCCGGTTTTCCAAAAGAAGGCGGTCGACATGTTCTTCCCCCCCGAAGCCACCAACGATTTCCCCGTCGCTCTCCAGGTTTCTCAGAAGTACGGCGTCATCTATATGGTGACCAAGTACGGCTTTATCCACCTCTATGACCTCGAGACTGCCTCGTGCATCTACATGAACCGAATTTCGAGCGAGACGATTTTCACAACATGCACGGACGACGGCTCTTCTGGTATTGTCGGCATCAACCGAAAGGGTCAAGTTCTTTTCGTGACcatcgacgacaacaacatcatcccGTACCTTCTTCAGAACCCCGCCAACTCAGAGATGGCTATCAAGATGGCCTCAAGAGCTGGACTTCCGGGTGCTGATAACCTTTACGCCCGCCAATTCGAGCAGCTGTTCAACGCGGGAAGCTATTTGGAGGCTGCTAAGGTTGCCGCCAACTCCCCGCGGGGCTTCCTGCGAAGCGCCGAGACTATTGAGAAGTTCAAGCGCCTTCCTGTTCAACCTGGTCAGATGGCTTTCACACTTCAATACTTCGGGATGCTTTTGGACAAGGGTGCCTTGAACCGTGAGGAGACCCTCGAGCTTGCACAGCCCGTTCTTCAGCAGAACCGCAAGCATTTGCTCGAGAAGTGGTTGAAGGAAGGCAAGTTGGACTGCTCTGAGGCGCTCGGAGACTTGGTCCGTCCTTACGATATGAACATGGCCCTTACCATCTACCTCAAGGCGGAGGTTCCCGCAAAGGTTGTTGCCGGTTTTGCTGAGACAGGCCAGTTTGATAAGATTCTCCCGTACTCGGCTCAGACCGGCTATCAACCTGATTAcatccaacttcttcagcaCATCATTCGTATCAACCCTGAGAAGGGTGCCGAGTTTGCTAGTGCCCTGGCTAATAATGAGCAGGGCTCCTTGGTTGATTTGGAGCGTGTTTGCGACATCTTCCAAGGGCAGGGTATGATCCAACAAGCCACTGCCTTCCTCCTGGATGCGCTGAAGGAGAACAAGCCTGAACATGCCCGCCTTCAGACCCGACTACTTGAGATGAACCTCATGCATGCTCCTCAAGTTGCCGAGGCCATTCTGGGCAATGAGATGTTCACTCACTTCGATAAGTCTCGCATTGCCCAACTTTGCGAGCAGGCCAACCTTCCTCAGAAGGCTTTGGAGCTCTATGAGGACCCTGAGGCCATTAAGCGCGTCATTGTCAACATTCCTGGCTCCCCCAACTTCAACCCCGATTGGCTCACCACCTTTTTCGGCAAGCTCTCTGTCGAGCAATCCCTTGATTGCCTAGATGctatgatgaagacgaacaTTCGCCAAAACCTGCAGTCAGTGGTTACCATCGCCACCAAGTACTCCGACCTCCTGGGAGCTGTTCGACTGATTGATCTTTTCGAAAAGTACAAGACTGCCGAGGGTCTGTTCTACTACCTCGGTAGCATCGTGAACCTGTCTGAGGACCCCGACGTGCACTTCAAGTACATTGAGGCTGCTACCAAGATGGGCCAGTTTAATGAAGTTGAGCGATTGTGCCGCGATAGTAACGTGTACAACCcagagaaggtcaagaactTCCTTAAGGAAGCCAAGCTGCCCGAGCAGCTTCCTCTGATCATCGTCTGCGATCGTTTCAATTTCGTTCACGATCTGATTCTATACCTGTACCAGAACCAGCAATTTGCCGCTATTGAGACCTACGTCCAGTCGGTGAACCCTACACGAGCTCCCGAAGTCATCGGAGGCCTTCTGGATGTCGATTGCGACGAAAATGTCATTAAGCAGTTGTTGCAGACTGTTAACGCACAGGCTATCAGCATTGATTCACTTGTCTCTGAGGTCGAGTCTCGAAACCGactcaagcttctcttgCCTTTCCTCGAGAAGACTCTTAACGAGGGTAACCAGCAGCAAGCTGTTTTCAATGCTCTTGCCAAGATCTATATTGATTCCAACAATAACCCGGAGAAGTTCCTGAAGGAAAACGACCAATACGACACTCTCACAGTCGGAAAGTACTGTGAGAAGCGTGATCCCAACCTGGCCTACATTGCCTACTCCAAGGGACAGAATGACTTGGAGCTCGTCAACATCACAAACGAGAACTCCATGTACAGAGCCCAGGCGCGATATCTATTGGAGCGATCTGATGCTGAGCTGTGGGGTTTCGTGCTGAGCGAGAACAACATTCACCGACGATCTGTTGTTGACCAAGTTACCGCGACCGCGGTTCCCGAGGCCAATGATCCCTCGAAGGTCTCTGTGGCTGTTGCTGCTTTCCTTGAGAATGATCTCCCTCTGGAGCTtattgagcttcttgagaagattgtCCTCGAGCCTTCACCTTTCAGTGACAACCAGAACCTTCAGAACTTGCTTATGTTCACCGCTGCCAAAGCTGACAAGGGCCGTGTTATGGATTATATTCACAAGCTCGACAACTACAACGCCGATGAAATCGCCACTGCCTGCATTGAGGTTGGCCTCTTTGAGGAAGCTTTCGAGATCTACAAGAAGGCTGATAACAAGTCTGCCGCTGTTGACGTCTTGATCGAGAACGTGGTCAGCATCGACCGTGCCCAGGGTTATGCCGAAGAGGTTGATCTGCCTGAGGTCTGGAGCAAGGTTGCCAAGGCTCAGCTTGATGGTCTTCGTGTTTCTGATGCTATCGAGTCCTACATTAAGGCTGAGGATCCTCGTAACTACTTGGAAGTCATCGAAGTTGCTACTCATGCCGGCAAGAACGAGGATCTCGTCAAGTACTTGCGCATGTGCCGCAAGACCCTCCGTGAGCCTGCCATCGACACTGCTCTGGCTTTCTCCTATGCTCGCCTTGATCAGCTTTCCGAGCTTGAGGACTTCCTCCGAGCTACCAACGTTGCTAACATTGAGGAGTCTGGTGACAAGGCTTACGAGGAAGGCTTGTTCGAGGCTTCCAAGATCTTCTATACTAGCATTTCTAACTGGGCCAAGTTGGCAACCACTCTTGTTCACCTCGGTGACTACCAAGCCGCCGTTGAGTGTGCTCGCAAggccaacaacatcaaggtGTGGAAGCAGGTTCACGAGGCCTGCGTGCAGAAGAAGGAATTCCGACTTGCCCAGATCTGCGGTCTCAACTTGATTGTCGATGCCGAGCAACTCCAGACCCTAGTAAAGGAGTACGAGCGCAACGGTTACTTTGACGAGCTTATCAGCCTTCTCGAGCAaggtcttggccttgagcgAGCCCACATGGGAATGTTCACTGAGCTTGGTATCGCTCTCTCCAAGTACCACCCCGACCGCCTCATGGAGCACATCAAGATCTTCTGGTCTCGCATGAATCTCCCCAAGATGATCAAAGCCTGCGAGGAAGCGAACCTCTGGCCCGAGCTGGTCTTCTGCTACTACCACTATGACGAATTTGACAACGCTGCTCTTGCCGTCATCGAGCGACCCGAGAACTCCTGGGACCACCAGCAGTTCAAGGAGATCGTGGTTAAGGTTGCCAACCTGGAGATCTACTACCGTGCTATCAAGTTCTATGTTGAGCAGCATCCCTCGCTCATCACTGATCTTCTTGCAACCCTTACTCCTCGTATTGACGTTAACCGCGTCGTCAAgatcttccagaagaacGATGACCTCCCTCTCATCAAGCCTTTCTTGCTCAACGTGCAAACTCAGAACAAGCGTGTTGTGAACGAGGCTGTCAACGACCTGCtcatcgaggaggaggattACAAGACCCTACGTGACTCAGTTCAGAACTATGACAACTACGATGCTACTGAGCTGGCCAGCCGTCTGGAGAAGCATgacctcatcttcttccgcCAGATCGCTGCTTCCATCTACCGCAAGAACAAGCGATGGGAGAAGTCTATTGCCCTGTCTAAGCAGGACAAGCTGTACAAGGATGCCATCGAGACCGCTGCCCTCTCTGCCAAGACCGAGATTGTCAGCGACCTCCTTCAATAT TTCGTCGATATTGGCCACCGCGAATGCTACACCGGCATGTTGTACGCTTGCTACGAGCTCATCCGCCCTGACCTTGTTCTGGAGCTCTCATGGCGCCACGGCCTCATGGACTTCTCTATGCCTTACATGATCAACATGCTCGCCCAGCAAACGAAGGACCTCGCCCTTCTGAAGGCAGACAATGAGGCCCGCAAGGCAAAGGagcaagagaaggagaagaccGATGACAACACACCAATCCTCGGCGCTTCTAGACTCATGATCACAGCTGGACCTGGTGGCATGGGCTCTTCACCCTCGCCTGCACCATATGGCCAAGCAAACGGCTTCGCGCCGCAGCCCACCGGCTACGGTTTCTAG
- a CDS encoding dipeptidyl aminopeptidase: MASNMSPLSPTSDRRYSDDSISSASTTSLVFDRIQEKTMMDASRDNNDSRALEDDDPLKEEDDLETGPFLGPGASLHREPMDRGLRRILIIVGSVFVAAWLIGLGTFLYFGSYHHESDTEHDPDAATRGSGKAVTMDQLFSGFWQAKSHSISWIGGPDGEDGLLLEVGASEKPYIVVEDIRNDKETRSPIDTEVKASKSRTLMKDNFFVYEGNQYSPEWNEPSPDLKKVLLGVEKKKNWRHSFSATYFILDVETQEAEPLVPGKPDARIQLATWSPKSDAVSYTQDNNLYIRKLDDKKNVVKITKDGGPEYFYGIPDWVYEEEVFGGRSATWWSDDGEYLAFLRTNETGVPEFPVQFFIKRPSGTDPEEGEEAYPEVEQIKYPKAGAHNPVVDLLFYDVSKKDVFSVDIDGAFADDNRIISNLLWAGGKALVKETNRVSDVLKVVLIDVGSRKGKTVNTIDVDKIDGGWFEISHKTAYIPADPENGRDHDGYVDSYLHEGYDHLAYFTPLDNPEPIMLTKGKWEIDDAPSAIDLANNLVYFIAAKESSIQRHVYSVKLDGTSLEALTDPKTEAYYDASFSKGAGFVLLSYRGPKVPSQKVISTPSSVFTYERVVEDNSELAERARRHELPVMQYGTLDLGGGVEVNYVERRPPHFDPKKEYPVLFQQYSGPGSQSVTKRFSVDFQAYVASALGYLVVTVDPRGTGFLGRKHRVVVRSQLGVLESQDHIAAAKSFASRPYVDADRLAIWGWSYGGFTTLKTLEQDAGRTFSYGMAVAPVTDWRFYDSIYTERYMRTPQENADGYDMSMIANATALGSNKRFLLMHGVADDNVHFQNSLTLLDELDLAGVENYDVHVFPDSDHSIFFHNGNRIVYDKLRNWLINAFNGEWLKISDPKPHKDGVEKEKREIDGVSLV; the protein is encoded by the exons ATGGCTTCAAATATGTCCCCGTTAAGCCCTACTAGCGACCGTCGATACTCGGACGATTCtatctcttcagcttcgacGACGAGTCTTGTGTTTGATAGGATACAAGAGAAGACAATGATGGACGCTTCAAGAGATAACAACGATTCTCGAGCtctcgaggacgatgatcccctcaaggaagaggatgaccTAGAGACGGGTCCTTTCCTCGGTCCTGGAGCTTCGTTGCATCGTGAACCCATGGATAGAGGATTGCGGCGCATTCTCATAATTGTCGGCTCTGTCTTTGTCGCAGCTTGGCTCATTGGTCTCGGCACGTTCCTCTACTTCGGTTCATATCATCATGAGAGCGATACCGAGCACGATCCTGATGCTGCGACGCGAGGTTCAGGAAAGGCCGTTACAATGGATCAGCTCTTCAGTGGCTTCTGGCAGGCCAAGTCGCACAGTATCAGCTGGATTGGCGGTCCTGATGGAGAGGATGGTTTACTGCTTGAGGTTGGAGCTAGCGAGAAGCCATATATCGTTGTCGAGGATATCCGCAACGATAAGGAGACCAGGTCACCCATCGATACAGAAGTTAAAGCCTCCAAGTCACGAACATTGATGAAGGACAACTTCTTTGTTTACGAAGGAAACCAATACTCTCCCGAATGGAACGAACCCAGCCCCGATCTGAAGAAGGTCCTTCTCGGCGtcgaaaagaagaagaactggcGTCACTCTTTCAGCGCCACCTATTTCATTCTCGATGTCgagactcaagaagctgaaccGCTCGTCCCTGGCAAGCCTGATGCTCGAATTCAGCTCGCTACATGGAGTCCCAAGAGCGACGCCGTATCATATACTCAAGACAACAACTTGTATATCCGAAAGTTGGACGATAAGAAGAATGtcgtcaagatcaccaaGGATGGTGGCCCAGAGTACTTCTACGGTATTCCCGACTGGGTCTACGAGGAAGAAGTGTTTGGTGGCCGCAGCGCTACATGGTGGTCTGACGATGGCGAGTACTTGGCCTTCCTTCGCACAAACGAGACGGGTGTTCCCGAGTTTCCAGTCCAGTTCTTCATCAAGCGACCCAGTGGTACAGACCCTGAAGAGGGCGAAGAGGCGTATCCCGAGGTTGAGCAGATCAAGTATCCCAAGGCTGGTGCGCACAACCCAGTTGTTGACTTGCTCTTCTACGACGTGTCGAAGAAGGATGTTTTCTCTGTTGATATCGATGGTGCATTTGCAGATGATAATCGCATCATCAGCAATCTTCTATGGGCGGGTGGCAAGGCTCTCGTCAAGGAGACCAACCGTGTCAGCGATGTTCTCAAGGTCGTCCTGATCGACGTTGGTTCTCGCAAGGGCAAGACTGTCAACACCATTGACGTCGATAAGATTGACGGTGGTTGGTTCGAGATCTCCCACAAGACAGCTTATATCCCTGCCGATCCTGAGAATGGCCGCGATCATGATGGATATGTTGACTCTTATCTGCACGAGGGCTATGATCATCTAGCCTACTTTACTCCTCTCGATAACCCTGAGCCTATCATGCTTACCAAGGGTAAATGGGAAATCGATGATGCTCCCTCAGCAATCGATCTCGCAAACAATTTGGTCTACTTCATCGCCGCCAAAGAGTCATCTATCCAGCGCCACGTCTACTCTGTCAAGCTTGACGGTACCTCTCTCGAAGCTCTAACTGACCCAAAGACCGAGGCTTACTACGATGCTTCCTTTTCGAAGGGTGCTGGCTTCGTCCTCCTGTCATACCGCGGACCCAAGGTTCCCAGCCAAAAAGTCATCTCCACACCTTCGAGTGTCTTTACCTACGAGCGTGTCGTCGAGGACAACTCCGAACTAGCCGAACGTGCCCGGCGCCACGAGCTTCCTGTTATGCAATACGGCaccctcgatcttggtggtggtgttgaggtcaACTACGTTGAGCGACGTCCCCCTCACTTCGACCCGAAGAAGGAGTACCCTGTCCTCTTCCAGCAATACTCCGGTCCGGGCTCTCAGTCTGTTACCAAGAGATTCTCAGTTGACTTCCAAGCCTACGTCGCCTCAGCCCTTGGCTACCTAGTTGTCACTGTTGACCCTCGAGGCACAGGTTTCCTCGGCCGCAAGCACCGTGTAGTAGTCCGCTCCCAACTCGGTGTTCTGGAGTCGCAAGATCACATTGCCGCTGCCAAGTCCTTCGCTTCCCGTCCCTACGTCGACGCCGATCGCCTAGCCATCTGGGGCTGGTCTTACGGCGGCTTCACCACCCTCAAGACGCTTGAGCAAGACGCTGGACGCACTTTCAGCTATGGCATGGCTGTCGCTCCTGTCACCGACTGGCGCTTCTACGACAGTATCTACACCGAACGTTACATGCGCACGCCACAAGAGAACGCTGACGGCTACGACATGTCCATGATCGCCAATGCCACAGCTCTCGGCAGCAACAAGCGTTTCCTTCTTATGCATGGTGTTGCCGATGACAATGTCCACTTCCAGAACTCACTCACacttcttgacgagcttgatCTTGCAGGTGTAGAGAACTATGATGTTCACGTTTTCCCTGATAGCGACCACAGTATTTTCTTCCATAACGGAAACCGCATCGTGTATGATA AACTTCGTAATTGGCTTATCAACGCCTTTAACGGCGAATGGCTCAAGATCTCTGACCCAAAGCCTCATAAGGATGgtgtcgagaaggagaagcgtGAGATTGATGGAGTATCTTTGGTTTAG
- a CDS encoding D-3-phosphoglycerate dehydrogenase: MADKPKVLFLGSTKQAHEEFASLCKIVEPVYPKSTERSAFIEETKSGAFDGVKAIYRTSKSVDITGLFDAELLDVLPESLKFICHNGAGYDQIHVSECTSRGIRVSNTPTAVDDATADITIFLLIGALRNISSSIFTLREGTWRGNPPPSLGHDPQGKVLGILGMGGIGRNVARKARAFDMTVRYHNRSRLSPDLEDGAEYVDFETLLKDSDVLSLNLPLNPKTRHTIAKPQFDVMKRGIVIVNTARGAVMDEAALVEALESGQVASAGLDVFENEPEVHPGLLKNKNVLLVPHMGTWTVETERLMEAWAMDNVRLAVTEGKLKSIVSEQKDLQ; this comes from the exons ATGGCAGATAAACCCAAGGTTCTCTTCCTAGGCAGCACCAAACA AGCTCATGAGGAGTTTGCCTCGCTCTGTAAGATCGTGGAACCTGTCTACCCAAAGTCCACTGAGCGATCTGCCTTTATAGAAGAGACCAAGTCTGGTGCTTTCGATGGAGTCAAGGCTATCTACCGCACAAGCAAGTCTGTTGACATCACTGGACTCTTTGATGCTGAGTTACTGGATGTGTTGCCCGAGTCTCTCAAGTTCATTTGTCATAATG GCGCCGGATACGACCAAATTCATGTCTCAGAGTGCACTTCTCGTGGTATCCGCGTCTCAAACACACCCACAGCTGTAGACGATGCCACGGCTGACATCACtatctttcttctcatcggcgcCTTGAGAAATATCtcatcctccatcttcacTCTACGAGAGGGAACTTGGCGGGGTAACCCTCCACCATCGCTTGGTCATGATCCCCAAGGCAAAGTGCTAGGCATTCTGGGCATGGGAGGCATTGGTCGTAATGTTGCACGCAAAGCCCGCGCTTTTGACATGACTGTGAGATATCACAACCGCAGCCGTTTATCGCCTGATCTAGAGGACGGTGCTGAATATGTTGACTTCGAGACACTTCTTAAAGACAGTGATGTGTTGAGTCTCAACTTACCCCTGAAC CCCAAAACCCGACATACTATCGCAAAACCTCAATTCGACGTTATGAAGCGTGGCATTGTAATCGTCAACACCGCTCGTGGTGCAGTGATGGACGAAGCTGCTCTCGTGGAAGCTCTTGAATCAGGACAAGTTGCCAGTGCTGGTCTTGATGTCTTTGAGAACGAACCAGAGGTTCACCCAGGGCTCTTGAAGAATAAGAACGTCTTGCTTGTTCCACACATGGGAACGTGGACTGTAGAGACCGAGAGACTGATGGAGGCTTGGGCTATGGACAATGTTCGTCTTGCAGTGACAGAAGGAAAGTTGAAGAGTATCGTTTCTGAGCAGAAGGATCTGCAATAG
- a CDS encoding adenosylhomocysteinase, producing the protein MSAPAHKFKVADLSLAAFGRKEIELAENEMPGLMQTRAKYAADQPLAGARIAGCLHMTIQTAVLIETLTALGAEVTWTSCNIFSTQDHAAAAIAAAGVPVFAWKGETEEEYNWCLEQQLTAFKDNKKLNLILDDGGDLTTLVHQKYPEMLKDCFGVSEETTTGVHHLYRMLKDGKLLVPAINVNDSVTKSKFDNLYGCRESLVDGIKRATDVMIAGKVAVVAGFGDVGKGCAMALHGMGARVLVTEIDPINALQAAMAGYQVTTMEKAAKVGQIFVTTTGCRDILTGEHFEAMPNDAIVCNIGHFDIEIDVAWLKANASSVQNIKPQVDRFLMPNGRHIILLAEGRLVNLGCATGHSSFVMSCSFTNQVLAQIMLYKAADKAWGEKYVEFAKTDKLDVGVYVLPKILDEEVARLHLDHCQAELSTLSKVQAEYLGLTVEGPFKADIYRY; encoded by the exons atgtctgctCCCGCCCACAAGTTCAAGGTCGCTGACCTTTCTCTGGCCGCCTTTGGCCGCAAGGAGATTGAGCTCGCTGAGAATGAGATGCCCGGTCTCATGCAGACCCGAGCCAAGTATGCTGCCGACCAGCCTCTCGCCGGTGCCCGCATTGCTGGCTGCCTTCACATGACCATCCAGACCGCCGTCCTCATCGAGACCCTCACTGCTCTCGGTGCTGAGGTTACCTGGACCAGCTGCAACATCTTCAGCACCCAGGACCACGCCGCTGCTGCCATTGCCGCCGCCGGTGTCCCCGTCTTCGCCTGGAAGGGTGAGACCGAGGAGGAGTACAACTGGTGCCTCGAGCAGCAGCTCACTGCCTTCAAGGAcaacaagaagctcaacctcatcctcgacGACGGTGGTGACCTGACCACCCTTGTTCACCAGAAGTACCCTGAGATGCTCAAGGACTGCTTCGGTGTCTCTGAGGAGACCACCACCGGTGTCCACCACCTTTACCGCATGctcaaggatggcaagctcCTTGTCCCcgccatcaacgtcaacgaCTCAGtcaccaagtccaagttcGACAACCTTTACGGCTGCCGTGAGTCCCTTGTCGACGGTATCAAGCGTGCTACCGATGTCATGATTGCTGGCAAGGTCGCCGTCGTTGCCGGTTTCGGTGATGTCGGTAAGGGTTGCGCCATGGCCCTCCACGGCATGGGTGCCCGCGTCCTCGTTACCGAGATTGACCCCATCAACGCTCTCCAGGCTGCTATGGCCGGTTACCAAGTCACCACCATGGAGAAGGCCGCCAAGGTCGGTCAAATCTTCGTCACCACCACCGGTTGCCGTGATATCCTCACTGGCGAGCACTTCGAGGCTATGCCCAACGACGCCATCGTCTGCA ACATTGGTCACTTCGATATCGAGATTGACGTTGCTTGGCTCAAGGCCAACGCCAGCTCTGTCCAGAACATCAAGCCCCAAGTTGACCGTTTCCTCATGCCCAACGGCCGTCACATCATCCTCCTTGCTGAGGGTCGTCTCGTCAACCTTGGCTGTGCTACTGGCCACTCTTCTTTCGTTATGTCTTGCTCTTTCACCAACCAGGTCCTTGCCCAGATCATGCTGTACAAGGCCGCCGACAAGGCTTGGGGTGAGAAGTACGTCGAGTTCGCCAAGACCGACAAGCTCGACGTTGGTGTCTATGTCCTCCCCAAGATCCTCGATGAGGAGGTCGCCCGTCTCCACCTTGACCACTGCCAGGCTGAGCTCAGCACCCTCAGCAAGGTCCAGGCTGAGTACCTCGGCCTCACCGTTGAGGGTCCCTTCAAGGCCGATATCTACCGCTACTAA